A single genomic interval of Megalobrama amblycephala isolate DHTTF-2021 linkage group LG15, ASM1881202v1, whole genome shotgun sequence harbors:
- the LOC125247931 gene encoding uncharacterized protein K02A2.6-like, giving the protein MLKLDTGAKANLISERDIRKMKSKPHIKPNTVQLKAYNGQSIETRGTCKIKVKVKSKEQHLVFVVVPDGHDSVLGDKACEDLGLVKRVDNIKYGNTQNSVDNIVKQFPNIFEGFGALPFTYKIQLKEDAKPVVHAPRRVPAPLRDKLKQELERMTAMGVIKKVEQPTEWVNSMVCVRKANRELRVCMDPKDLNANIQREHYQIPTREEIISEMGGAKFFTKLDASQGFWQVKLHEDSTHYCTFNTPFGRYSFLRMPFGISSAPEVFHKAMEHIIEGIQGVRVYVDDVILWGSTIEQHNERLMEVLQRVQKYGLRLNKQKCQFGVKEVTFLGDKLTEGGVQPDKSKIQAILNMPRPTDKKAVLRVMGMINFIGKFIPNLSSKTVYMRELLHDKCEFKWTNNHEQEWGRLKTLLTTEPVLTFFEPSRRTKISTDASKDGLGAVLLQEEGKHWRPVAYASRTMTQAECRYAQIEKECLGLVYGVEKFHSYVYGLPKFVAETDHKPLIAIIKKNLSEMSPRIQRLMMKLQRYDFELIYTPGKYIVLADALSRATSDSETHHKSSTEADVTLHVNMIAGALPVTDAKSKQIVAETAKDRELQIVIKLLNEGWKKEACSRYYNIRTELSVVEGLLLRQNRIVIPQALRKEMLRRLHEGHLGAEKCKRRARTAIYWPGINADIDRMVSTCDTCLSHRAKQQKEPMIITDTPSEPWQKIGTDLFVLNGKNYLLVVDYLSNYPEMALLPNTSTASVITHMKSIFARHGIPQVVCSDNGPCYNSKEFQEFAVEYDFKHVTSSPLYPQSNGKAEKGVHIVKMLLKKAVSSKSDPYLALLNYRASPLEHGLSPAEMLMGRKLRTTLPYLSQPKKIKGLQKKQMQLKKRENEL; this is encoded by the coding sequence ATGCTGAAATTAGACACAGGAGCCAAAGCCAATCTGATCTCTGAAAGAGATATaagaaaaatgaaaagcaaGCCACATATTAAACCAAACACTGTGCAACTCAAAGCTTACAACGGACAGAGCATAGAAACAAGAGGAACATGCAAAatcaaagtaaaagtgaaaagTAAAGAACAACACCTTGTGTTCGTAGTCGTTCCAGATGGACATGATTCAGTGTTGGGAGACAAGGCATGTGAAGACTTAGGCCTAGTTAAAAGAGTAGACAACATAAAATATGGCAATACACAGAACAGCGTTGATAATATAGTAAAACAGTTTCCGAACATTTTTGAAGGGTTTGGAGCGCTTCCATTCACCTATAAGATACAGCTCAAAGAGGATGCAAAGCCAGTGGTCCATGCTCCGAGACGGGTACCAGCCCCGCTAAGAGATAAGTTAAAACAGGAACTGGAAAGGATGACAGCCATGGGAGTTATAAAGAAAGTGGAACAGCCGACAGAATGGGTGAACTCCATGGTTTGTGTAAGAAAAGCAAACAGAGAATTACGTGTGTGTATGGATCCAAAAGACCTAAACGCAAACATTCAGAGAGAACATTATCAGATTccgactcgggaagaaatcatcaGTGAGATGGGAGGTGCAAAGTTCTTCACAAAGCTAGATGCATCTCAGGGCTTTTGGCAGGTAAAACTACATGAAGATAGCACACACTACTGCACATTCAACACACCCTTTGGCAGATACTCCTTCTTGAGGATGCCCTTTGGGATTTCTTCAGCACCTGAAGTGTTTCACAAAGCCATGGAGCACATAATTGAAGGAATACAAGGAGTTCGTGTCTATGTGGATGATGTCATATTGTGGGGATCCACAATTGAACAGCACAATGAAAGGCTCATGGAAGTTTTGCAGCGAGTGCAGAAATATGGACTGAGgctgaataaacaaaaatgtcagTTTGGAGTAAAGGAAGTCACGTTTCTAGGAGACAAGCTGACAGAAGGTGGCGTACAACCAGACAAAAGTAAAATTCAAGCAATACTCAATATGCCAAGACCTACAGACAAAAAGGCAGTGTTAAGAGTGATGGGAATGATTAACTTTATCGGCAAGTTCATACCAAACCTGTCGTCAAAGACAGTGTACATGAGAGAACTGTTACATGACAAGTGTGAGTTCAAGTGGACAAACAACCATGAACAAGAGTGGGGACGTCTGAAGACACTCTTGACAACAGAGCCTGTGCTGACTTTCTTTGAACCATCTAGGAGGACAAAGATATCAACTGATGCATCTAAGGATGGCCTGggagctgtgctgctccaggaAGAAGGAAAACACTGGAGGCCAGTTGCGTATGCATCAAGAACAATGACGCAAGCTGAGTGTCGTTATGCCCAGATCGAGAAGGAGTGCCTTGGACTGGTGTATGGAGTGGAGAAGTTTCACAGTTATGTGTATGGACTTCCAAAGTTTGTGGCGGAGACAGATCACAAGCCACTAATAGCCATCATCAAGAAAAATTTGAGTGAAATGTCACCGAGAATCCAACGGCTAATGATGAAGCTTCAGAGATATGACTTTGAACTGATATATACACCTGGAAAGTACATTGTGCTAGCAGACGCCCTGTCCAGAGCAACCTCAGACAGTGAGACACATCACAAGAGCTCTACAGAAGCTGACGTGACTCTTCATGTGAACATGATAGCTGGTGCTCTTCCAGTGACTGATGCAAAGTCTAAACAGATTGTAGCTGAAACCGCGAAAGACAGAGAGCTACAGATTGTCATCAAACTTCTGAATGAAGGCTGGAAAAAGGAAGCATGTTCACGGTACTACAATATAAGGACAGAGTTGAGTGTGGTAGAAGGACTTCTGCTGAGACAGAATAGAATAGTAATACCACAAGCACTGAGAAAGGAAATGCTGAGAAGATTGCATGAGGGACATCTGGGAGCAGAAAAATGCAAAAGGAGAGCCAGGACAGCCATCTATTGGCCAGGAATTAATGCTGACATTGACAGAATGGTGTCAACCTGTGATACCTGCTTAAGTCATCGAGCAAAGCAGCAAAAAGAGCCAATGATCATCACTGACACGCCTAGTGAGCCTTGGCAGAAAATTGGAACAGATTTGTTTGTCTTAAATGGGAAGAACTATCTGCTTGTTGTGGACTACCTGTCTAACTATCCAGAGATGGCTCTGCTTCCAAATACATCTACTGCCAGTGTAATCACACACATGAAGTCAATCTTTGCAAGGCATGGTATCCCTCAGGTTGTCTGTAGTGACAATGGACCGTGTTATAATAGCAAAGAATTCCAGGAATTTGCAGTGGAGTATGACTTCAAACATGTGACATCGAGCCCGCTATATCCACAATCTAACGGGAAAGCGGAAAAGGGAGTACATATAGTTAAAATGCTACTGAAGAAAGCAGTGAGCAGCAAGTCTGACCCGTATCTAGCATTGTTAAATTACCGTGCTTCACCACTGGAACATGGTTTATCTCCAGCTGAGATGCTAATGGGAAGAAAATTGCGTACTACCCTGCCTTACCTGAGTCAACCAAAGAAAATCAAAGGGTTGCAAAAGAAACAAATGCAactaaaaaagagagaaaatgaacTATGA